DNA from Pirellulales bacterium:
CGACAAGGTCCGGATGACGATTGAGCCGATTGGCGATTACGTCGATCCGCCCCGGGTGTACCCGTTGATCGGGCCGGCGCAGCTCCATCACGCCCACTACAAATGCACGATCTATTTCGTCGAGACGACGCACGTCGGCTGGCCGGTTCCGTATACGACCGTCGATGAAGACAGCGTCGAGGTGGTCTACATCGACCACGAACACTTCCACATCGTGGGTAACGTCGAAGACACCGCGACCGGCAACTATTAGCCGGACAGCCATGACCGCTGCCCAGTGCCGTCGTTGCTAGCGGCCTGGCGAATTCCGCGAACCGATCGCGGGCTACGGTTTACAGCGTTTGGCGCGAGTGTGCGGCCGGGGGGCGGGGACGTCGTCAGCCGCCTCCGGTCCGCATCGATCTTGTTCGTCTGACAGCACCGTCGGTATTCTGCCGATCCTTAATGTGAGCCCCGGTGCGCCTGCGCGCGTGAACGGATGCGCTGTGCGAGCGCGTGTACCCGGGGCAATCTCGGTTTCGCAGCACGTGGGACCGGCTCTTGGGCCGACGGATCGGCATGTCGCGCTTTGCTTTGCAAGTCTATTGGCTGGTTCTGGCTCTGGCATGCGCGGCCAGCGTGCGCGCCGCCGAGCCCGGAGAGGCAGACGATCAATACTCCGTGGCCGCCGGGCATTACGCCCGCTCCAATTGGAAGCTGGCGACTGAGGAGTTCGACAAGTTCGTCCGCAGTTATGCCGGCGATCCCCGCGTGAATACCGCGCGGTTCTACCTGGCCGAGGCCCAAGTGCAGTTGGGCCAGTACGACGCGGCCCGCGTCAACTTTCAAGCAGTGCTCCAATTCGAGCCCGAGGGCAAGCATGCCCGGCAGGCTCAATTTCGCGCGGGGGAATGCAGTTACCTGGCGGGCCAGAGTGACGCGGCCAAGACCGAGCTGACTGCCTTCCGGGAGAAATTTCCCGACGACCCACAGTTGGCATTCGTGCTGCCCTACCTGGCTGAATTGGCGCTGAATGCAGGCGATGCGACCGCGGCCCAGCGCGAGTTTTCGCGGGCGCTAGAGAAATTTCCCCAGGGCGCGATGGCCGACGATTGCCGGATGGGCCTGGCGCGCATCGACGAAGCCGCGGGGCGCCACGCCGAAGCCGCCAAGCGTTTCGGCGAGTTGGCAGCCAATCGCGCCGGCGCCCTCGCCGAGCAGGCTCAGTTCCAGTGTGCAGCCTCACAATACGCGGCGCAAGACCATGCGGCCGCAGCTGAGTCGTTCGCCCGGCTGCTCGAGCACTGGCCGGACAGCGAGTTGCGCGACCGCGCCCGCCTCGGACGCGGTTGGGCCCTGTACCACCTGAAGCAGTATGACGAGGCGCTCAAACTGTTCGACTCGCTCGCCCAGCATGCGGAACTGGCGCCACAGGCCCGCTATTGGCTGGGCCTGACCCATCGCGCAACGGGCGACTGGTCGCAGGCGGCCGAGGCGCTGCAGGCGATGGCCGACGAATTTCCGCAGCATGAACTGACGGCCGCGGCGCTCTATCACGCCGGCGACGCCTGGATTCAGGCCGAAAAGTACGTGGCCGCGGCTGCGGCCCTGCACTGCGTTGACGAACACTGGCCCGAAAGCCCCTGGCGCGACGAGGCCGACGCGGCGTTGGTGCAACTGGCCGTGCTGGAGCAGGATCACGCGCGGGTCGAACAACTCGCTACCGCGTTCCTGGATCGCTTCGCCGGCAGCCCGCTCGCCGCGCAGGTGCGACGCGCATGGGGACGCTCGCAGCTCGATGAGGGGAAATACGCAGCAGCCATCGAGACCATTCAGCCGCTGGTGACCGACGCTCAAGCCGACGCTCGCGTCAAAGCGAGCGACAGTTACCTGCTGGCGCTGGCCCACAAGGGGCTGGGGCAACACGACCAGGCACTGGCTGCGCTGGCCCCGGCACTCGCAGCGACGGACGCCGAGCAGCGCGCAAACGCGCAGTTTCTCGAAGCATCGTTGCTGGTGGCCGACGGCAAATTTGCCGAGGCCTTGGTGCCCCTCAAGAGCTATCTGGAGCAACGCCCCAACGGCGACCAGGCCGCGAGCTGCCGCGCGCAGTTGGCCGTCTGCCTGGCCAAGACCGATCAATTGCCGGCCGCGCGCGAGGCGTTCGCCCAGTTCGACGCCCTGCAGCCGCCGGAAGAGATTCTGTTGCCGGCGGTCCGGCAACTGGCCGAAGCGGCCGAGGCGGCTCACGGCGACGACTGGGCGGCCGAACTCTACGGCCGGCTGGCTGCCGACGGCCACCCTGCCGAGTTTGCCGCGGTCGGGCTTTCGGGCCTGGCCTGGAACCAACTTCGCGCCGGACGCGCAGCCGACGCCGCGGCGAACTTCGACAAGCTGCTGAGCAGATATCCCGATCATCCGCTCGCGGCAGCCGCGGGCCTGGCGCGCGGCCAGGTGCTCGAAACGCTCGATCAGCCGGACGGCGCCTTGGCCATGTATCAGCGTGTCATCGAGCGCTACCCGCAGGCCAAGGAGCGTGCCGAAGCACTGCTGCGAGCGGCGCGGCTGCACGATCGGCTCAAGCAAGACGCCGACGCGCTCGCTTGTTACGACCGCTTTGTCAGCGAATTCGCCGATCATGACCAACACGATGCGGCGCTGTACGAGTCGGCCTGGGTGCTGCGCGATCTGGCGCGGCTGCCGGAGGCCGATGCCCGATTCGCGCAGTTGCGCAGCGAGCATCCGCAGAGTAGGTT
Protein-coding regions in this window:
- a CDS encoding tetratricopeptide repeat protein; this translates as MSRFALQVYWLVLALACAASVRAAEPGEADDQYSVAAGHYARSNWKLATEEFDKFVRSYAGDPRVNTARFYLAEAQVQLGQYDAARVNFQAVLQFEPEGKHARQAQFRAGECSYLAGQSDAAKTELTAFREKFPDDPQLAFVLPYLAELALNAGDATAAQREFSRALEKFPQGAMADDCRMGLARIDEAAGRHAEAAKRFGELAANRAGALAEQAQFQCAASQYAAQDHAAAAESFARLLEHWPDSELRDRARLGRGWALYHLKQYDEALKLFDSLAQHAELAPQARYWLGLTHRATGDWSQAAEALQAMADEFPQHELTAAALYHAGDAWIQAEKYVAAAAALHCVDEHWPESPWRDEADAALVQLAVLEQDHARVEQLATAFLDRFAGSPLAAQVRRAWGRSQLDEGKYAAAIETIQPLVTDAQADARVKASDSYLLALAHKGLGQHDQALAALAPALAATDAEQRANAQFLEASLLVADGKFAEALVPLKSYLEQRPNGDQAASCRAQLAVCLAKTDQLPAAREAFAQFDALQPPEEILLPAVRQLAEAAEAAHGDDWAAELYGRLAADGHPAEFAAVGLSGLAWNQLRAGRAADAAANFDKLLSRYPDHPLAAAAGLARGQVLETLDQPDGALAMYQRVIERYPQAKERAEALLRAARLHDRLKQDADALACYDRFVSEFADHDQHDAALYESAWVLRDLARLPEADARFAQLRSEHPQSRFWNDATYRLAERAQQEGRYDEAETLIDELLARQPQPPVLEHALYLQGQVAAAAQKWDAAERAMQRLLETAPDTTLRPMAEYWIAESAYRRDDFNAAGERFARLAQATEGRQEPWVAMVALRQGQVLAHQNRWSEAEAVAKSVLERWPHFDQRYEADYLLGRALASRGEFEPAREAYRRVLRSATGGKTETAAMAQWMIGEAYFHQNNYDAALREYLRLEILYAYPTWQAGALLQAAKCHELLGEWKEATELYARLLQGYPQTKFTEEAAQRLRRAQSQASAAR